From a single Callithrix jacchus isolate 240 chromosome 5, calJac240_pri, whole genome shotgun sequence genomic region:
- the LOC144582452 gene encoding tubulin beta chain-like, producing the protein MSATFIGNNTAIQELFKRVSKQFTAMFRRKAFLHWYTGKGMDEMDFTEAKSNLNNLVSEYQQYQDATAEEEEFEECAEEEELA; encoded by the coding sequence ATGTCGGCCACCTTCATTGGTAACAACACAGCAATCCAGGAGCTCTTCAAACGCGTCTCCAAACAGTTTACAGCTATGTTCAGGCGCAAGGCCTTCCTGCACTGGTACACGGGCAAGGGCATGGATGAGATGGACTTCACCGAGGCCAAGAGCAACCTTAACAACCTGGTGTCAGAATACCAGCAATACCAAGATGCcacagctgaggaggaggagtttgaggagtgtgctgaggaggaggagttAGCCTAG